DNA sequence from the Synechococcus sp. MU1617 genome:
AGAGCAGCGGAGGCTGCAGCGACCCCTGTTCCCATGCTGCCTTTGTGCAGGCCAAGGGACTGAAGGGTGGATTCAATCGCAGCGACGGCGGTCAGAACATCCCGGTCGCAGACATAGCCGAGATGGCCGATGCGGAACACCTGACCTTTCAGGTGGTCTTGTCCTCCAGCCAGAAGAATGTCGAATTTCTCTTTGACGGCTTTGCGCAACTGTTCTGCATCGATGCCTTCGGGAGCCACGGCGGTGATCGCCGGGCTGCCACAACCCTCGGCAGCAAACAGGCGCAGGCCCATTGCCTTCATGCCCGCCTGGGCGGCGGCGCGATGGCGGGCGTGGCGGGCAAAAATCGCCTCCAGGCCTTCCTTCTGCATCATCTCCAGAGCAGCTTCCAGGCCGAAGTAGAGGTTCACTGCCGGGGTGAAGGGGTTGCTGTCCTTCGCAGCTGTTTTCCGGTAGGGGCCCAGATCCAGATAGAACTTGGGTAGATCTGAGCTCTCGTAGGCCTCCCAGGCCCGTGCGCTCATGGCCACAAAACTCAGGCCTGGAGGAAGCATGTAGCCCTTCTGTGCGCCTGAAGCCACCACATCCAGTCCCCACTCGTCCATCGGCACGTTGGTGGCACCAAGGCTGGTGACGCAGTCCGCCAGGGTCAGCGCGGTGCCGTGGGCCTTCACGTGACGGGCAATGCTCTCCAGGTCATTGATCACCCCTGTCGAGGTTTCCGAGTGGGTGAGGATCACGGCCTTGATCGCTTTGGCGCTGTCGGCTTCCAATGCCGAGCGGAAGGCCTCCGGATCGAGGGGCTGGCCCCACTCCGCCTTGATCACCTCAACATCCAGTCCGTAGGCGCGGGCCACCTTGACCCAGCGTTCGCCGAACTTGCCGTTGTCACCGCAAAGCACCTTGTCGCCGCGGCTGAGGGTGTTGATGATTCCCGCTTCCATGGCAGCGGTTCCGCTGCCGGTGATCACCAGCACGTCGCTCGTCGTCTGGTGCAACCACTTCAGTTGTTCGGTGGTGCGCCGCACGATGGCCTGGAACTCCCCGCTGCGGTGGCCGATGGGGTGACGACCCATGGCCTTCAGCACCGTTTCCGGCACCGGGGTGGGGCCCGGAATCATCAGGGTGAGCTTGTCCTGCATGGCGCGGGGGATGCCAATCGGCGACTCTAGAAAACAGCTTGTCCGGTTCCATCGCCCCCTCCAGCTCTGGATTGACCCTGCCGGTGTGGGTGGCGGCGGCGGCCAAGGCGGCCCTGGAGGTGTTGCTTGGCGAGCCGTTCAACGCTGAGCAGCAGTTAGATCACGGGTCGGACCAACCGTCGTTGCAGGTGCCGGTTTGTTCGGCAGCACCCTTGGCGGATGGTCAGGCCCTGGGGATCAGCCGTTGTGATCCAGGGCAAGGCCTTGATCTGACGCGGGATCTTGAGGTCTGGGTTCGGGTGGCCTGGATCCCTGCATCACAGCCGGTGCTCGAGCTGCAGGCTGGAGAAGGGGTGGGCCGTTTTGGGCCTGAGGGCGACGTTTGCCTTTCCGGTTTTGCCCGTGAGCTGTTGGAGCGGAATCTGCTGCCTCTCTTGCCGCTCGGTCGGGGCTTGCTGGTGCAGCCGATTCTTCCGCGGGGCCGCACCCTGGCCGAACGCACCAGCAACGCTGCCTTCGGCGTTGTGGATGGTTTGGCCTTGATCGGCACCCAGGCCGAGGTGCAGCGCAGCGCTGCACCGGATCAATTGCAACAGGTGTTGGCAGACCTGAGGGCGCTCGCTGCGGATCCGGCGTTTCAGGGACGCCTCGTACTGGTGATTGGCGAGAACGGCTTGGCTCTGGCCCGCCAGCAGGGTCTCGGCCCCGTGCTGAAGGTGGGGAACTGGGTGGGGCCGGTGTTAGTGGCCGCGGCGGAGGCTGGTGTTCGTGATCTGCTGTTGCTGGGCTACCACGGCAAATTGATCAAGCTGGCCGGCGGCATTTTTCACACCCATCACCATTTGGCTGATGGCCGTCTGGAGGTGTTGGTGGCCCTGGGACTGGATGCCGGCTTGTCGGCGGCTCAGATGCTGCAACTGCGCGGCGCCGCCTCCGTTGAGGAGGCCTTTCAGGAACTGGATGCCGATCAAGCCAGGGCCATCGGTCAGCATCTGGCCGCGATGGTGGAGCAGCGCAGCCAGTCCTATGTGGCCCGCTACGGCGCGTGGTCGATGTGGATTGGTGCTGCCCTGTTCGACCGCAGCCGCACCCTGCGTTGGTGGGGACCGGAAGGGGAGAAGCGCTTCTTTACATTGAGGGATTGACGCTCGTCAGCGAGCGATACCTCCCAGGATCGATGTCCCAGCCCTCGTCCGACACTCAGCGTCAGCCGGCCATCGTCATTCTTGATTTCGGCTCCCAGTATTCGGAGCTGATTGCTCGGCGCGTGCGCGAGACCGAGGTGTTTTCGGTGGTGCTCGGCTACAGCACTTCGGCGGAGGAGCTGCGACGCATGGCTCCGAAGGGAATCATCCTCAGCGGTGGCCCCAGTTCCGTGTATGCCGAACATGCGCCCTTGTGCGATCCCGGCATCTGGGATCTGGGCATTCCCGTGCTGGGGGTTTGCTACGGGATGCAGCTGATGGTGCAACAGCTCGGTGGAGTTGTTGAGGCCGCCACGGGTAAGGCCGAATACGGCAAGGCGCCTCTCGAAGTGGATGACCCGACGGATCTGCTCACCAATGTCGACAACGGTTCGACGATGTGGATGAGCCATGGCGACTCGGTGAAAGCGCTGCCGGAGGGGTTTGTGCGTTTGGCCCACACCGCCAACACACCGGAGGCGGCGGTGGCGCACCTTCAGCGCAAGCTCTACGGCGTGCAATTCCACCCCGAGGTGGTGCATTCCACCTGCGGCATGGCTTTGATCCGCAATTTCGTTTATCACGTTTGCGGCTGTGATCCCGATTGGACCACCGCGGCGTTCATCGATGAGGCCGTAGGCCTGGTTCGGGAGCAGGTGGGCGACAAACGTGTCCTGTTGGCTCTATCCGGAGGAGTTGACTCCTCCACCCTCGCCTTCCTGCTCAAGAAGGCGATCGGTGATCAGCTCACCTGCATGTTCATCGACCAGGGCTTCATGCGGAAGGGTGAGCCCGAGTTCCTCATGGACTTCTTCGATCGGAAGTTCAACATCCATGTGGAGTACATCAATGCTCGCCAGAGGTTCATCGGCAAGCTGAACGGCATCACCGATCCGGAAGAGAAGCGCAAGATCATCGGCACCGAGTTCATCCGGGTCTTCGAAGAGGAGAGCAAGCGGCTCGGACCTTTCGATTACCTGGCCCAGGGCACGCTTTACCCCGATGTGATCGAAAGCGCTGGCACCAACGTTGACCCTAAGACGGGCGAACGGGTTGCTGTGAAGATCAAGAGCCACCACAACGTGGGTGGTCTTCCCAAGGATCTTCAGTTCAAGCTTGTGGAGCCCCTGCGCAAGCTGTTTAAGGATGAAGTGCGCAAGGTGGGTCGCAGCCTCGGCCTGCCCGAGGAGATCGTGCGCCGCCATCCTTTCCCGGGTCCTGGTCTGGCCATCCGCATCTTGGGTGAAGTCACCGACGAGAAGCTGGATTGCCTGCGTGATGCTGACTTGATTGTTCGCCAGGAAATCAAGGAAGCAGGGCTGTATCACGACATCTGGCAGGCTTTTGCTGTGCTGCTGCCGGTGCGTTCCGTCGGTGTGATGGGGGACAAACGCACCTATGCCTGGCCGATCGTGCTGCGATGCGTGTCTAGTGAGGACGGCATGACCGCCGATTGGTCTCGCCTTCCCTACGACCTGATGGAGACCATCTCCAATCGGATCGTGAATGAGGTGAAG
Encoded proteins:
- a CDS encoding alanine--glyoxylate aminotransferase family protein, whose translation is MQDKLTLMIPGPTPVPETVLKAMGRHPIGHRSGEFQAIVRRTTEQLKWLHQTTSDVLVITGSGTAAMEAGIINTLSRGDKVLCGDNGKFGERWVKVARAYGLDVEVIKAEWGQPLDPEAFRSALEADSAKAIKAVILTHSETSTGVINDLESIARHVKAHGTALTLADCVTSLGATNVPMDEWGLDVVASGAQKGYMLPPGLSFVAMSARAWEAYESSDLPKFYLDLGPYRKTAAKDSNPFTPAVNLYFGLEAALEMMQKEGLEAIFARHARHRAAAQAGMKAMGLRLFAAEGCGSPAITAVAPEGIDAEQLRKAVKEKFDILLAGGQDHLKGQVFRIGHLGYVCDRDVLTAVAAIESTLQSLGLHKGSMGTGVAAASAALG
- the cbiD gene encoding cobalt-precorrin-5B (C(1))-methyltransferase CbiD; this translates as MSGSIAPSSSGLTLPVWVAAAAKAALEVLLGEPFNAEQQLDHGSDQPSLQVPVCSAAPLADGQALGISRCDPGQGLDLTRDLEVWVRVAWIPASQPVLELQAGEGVGRFGPEGDVCLSGFARELLERNLLPLLPLGRGLLVQPILPRGRTLAERTSNAAFGVVDGLALIGTQAEVQRSAAPDQLQQVLADLRALAADPAFQGRLVLVIGENGLALARQQGLGPVLKVGNWVGPVLVAAAEAGVRDLLLLGYHGKLIKLAGGIFHTHHHLADGRLEVLVALGLDAGLSAAQMLQLRGAASVEEAFQELDADQARAIGQHLAAMVEQRSQSYVARYGAWSMWIGAALFDRSRTLRWWGPEGEKRFFTLRD
- the guaA gene encoding glutamine-hydrolyzing GMP synthase; this translates as MSQPSSDTQRQPAIVILDFGSQYSELIARRVRETEVFSVVLGYSTSAEELRRMAPKGIILSGGPSSVYAEHAPLCDPGIWDLGIPVLGVCYGMQLMVQQLGGVVEAATGKAEYGKAPLEVDDPTDLLTNVDNGSTMWMSHGDSVKALPEGFVRLAHTANTPEAAVAHLQRKLYGVQFHPEVVHSTCGMALIRNFVYHVCGCDPDWTTAAFIDEAVGLVREQVGDKRVLLALSGGVDSSTLAFLLKKAIGDQLTCMFIDQGFMRKGEPEFLMDFFDRKFNIHVEYINARQRFIGKLNGITDPEEKRKIIGTEFIRVFEEESKRLGPFDYLAQGTLYPDVIESAGTNVDPKTGERVAVKIKSHHNVGGLPKDLQFKLVEPLRKLFKDEVRKVGRSLGLPEEIVRRHPFPGPGLAIRILGEVTDEKLDCLRDADLIVRQEIKEAGLYHDIWQAFAVLLPVRSVGVMGDKRTYAWPIVLRCVSSEDGMTADWSRLPYDLMETISNRIVNEVKGVNRVVLDITSKPPGTIEWE